One Agelaius phoeniceus isolate bAgePho1 chromosome 6, bAgePho1.hap1, whole genome shotgun sequence DNA window includes the following coding sequences:
- the C6H11orf91 gene encoding uncharacterized protein C11orf91 homolog, with protein sequence MTVQRPSWPPLYFPHFHGTEPVPRPAGGAWAPLAALCWPWQPLPAAAGPPRYAALPAPVVPEPPRLCCPPAAPRTGEAARRPPELAQLQLQEEMCELGIRLKELELAALIGDGFDARQYKILKALEEKKIQSMKAMQNMK encoded by the exons ATGACCGTGCAGCGCCCGTCGTGGCCGCCGCTGTACTTCCCGCACTTCCACGGCACGGAGCCGGTGCCGCGGCCGGCGGGCGGCGCCTGGGCCCCGCTGGCCGCGCTGTGCTGGCCGTGGCAGCCGCTGCCGGCCGCGGCCGGGCCGCCTCGCTACGCCGCGCTGCCCGCGCCCGTGGTGCCGGAGCCGCCGCGCCTCTGCTGCCCGCCCGCAGCGCCGCGGACCGGGGAGGCGGCGCGGCGGCCCCCGGAGCTGgcgcagctgcagctgcaggaggagatgtGCGAGCTGGGCATCCGCctcaaggagctggagctggcgGCGCTCATCGGCGACGGCTTCGACGCCAGGCAGT ATAAAATCCTGAAGGCACTGGAAGAAAAGAAGATACAAAGCATGAAAGCAATGCAGAACATGAAGTAA